One segment of Pontibacter akesuensis DNA contains the following:
- a CDS encoding ABC transporter ATP-binding protein — MSKAKKGTRDKASPAGEEKKSLREQVGALKNLPRFFRLIWKTSPTLTVINLLLRLVKAALPISVLYIGKLIIDEVIRLIDVAGEQSLTYLWTLVALELGLAILSDIINRGITLVDSLLGDLFSNQTSVALIEHAAKLDLAQFEDATFYDKLERARRQTVSRVVLMSQVLSQGQDIVTIAFLAAGLIAFNPWLILILLIAVIPSFLGETHFNERSYSLSRSWTPERRELDYLRYIGASDETAKEIKTFNLSGFLSSRFKELSDKYYLLNKSITMKRAFWGSALSALGTLAYYGAYVFILTQTVAGIITVGSLTFLAGSFSSMRGLLQGIMTRFSQIAESALYLQDLFDFLALQPQITPPKNPLPLPRPIQEGFTFENVGFKYHNSERWAVRHLSFHLRAGEKLALVGENGAGKTTLVKLLARLYEPNEGRILLDGKDLREYDLNDLRHQVGIIFQDYVRFQMTASDNIAIGQISNIRDKERIEGSAQKSLADLVIQRLPDKYEQVLGKRFNNGVELSGGEWQKVALARAYMRDAQLLILDEPTSALDARAEHEVFQRFSELIEGRTAVLISHRFSTVRMADRILFLEQGQLKELGSHEELLAKNGKYAELFQLQAKGYL; from the coding sequence CGGTTTTTCCGGCTTATCTGGAAAACCAGCCCCACCCTGACCGTCATCAACCTGCTGCTGCGCCTGGTGAAGGCTGCCCTTCCCATCTCGGTGCTGTACATCGGCAAGCTGATCATAGATGAGGTGATCCGGCTGATTGATGTGGCGGGTGAGCAAAGCCTAACCTACCTGTGGACACTGGTGGCACTGGAACTAGGCCTCGCCATACTTTCGGACATCATCAACCGCGGCATTACACTGGTGGACAGCCTGCTGGGCGACCTGTTTTCGAACCAGACCTCTGTGGCGCTGATTGAGCACGCTGCCAAGCTGGACCTGGCCCAGTTCGAGGATGCCACTTTCTACGACAAGCTGGAGCGGGCGCGGCGGCAAACAGTGTCGCGGGTGGTGCTCATGTCGCAGGTGCTCTCGCAGGGGCAGGATATCGTAACCATCGCCTTTCTGGCGGCCGGTCTGATCGCGTTCAACCCCTGGCTTATACTTATACTTTTGATCGCTGTAATTCCGTCTTTCCTGGGCGAAACGCACTTTAACGAGCGCAGCTACTCCCTCTCCCGCTCCTGGACGCCCGAGCGCCGCGAACTGGACTACCTGCGCTACATCGGCGCCTCCGACGAAACAGCCAAGGAAATTAAGACCTTTAACCTGTCCGGCTTTTTGTCGAGCCGCTTTAAGGAGCTGTCTGATAAATACTACCTGCTCAACAAAAGCATTACCATGAAGCGCGCTTTCTGGGGCAGCGCGCTCTCCGCCCTTGGCACGTTGGCCTATTACGGGGCCTATGTTTTTATCTTGACGCAGACAGTGGCAGGCATCATTACGGTGGGTAGCCTTACGTTTCTGGCCGGCTCATTCAGCAGCATGCGTGGCCTGCTGCAGGGCATCATGACGCGCTTTTCGCAGATTGCCGAGAGCGCTTTATACTTGCAGGATTTGTTTGATTTCCTGGCCCTGCAACCGCAGATCACGCCACCTAAAAACCCGCTGCCTTTGCCCCGGCCCATTCAGGAGGGTTTCACGTTTGAGAATGTTGGCTTCAAGTACCATAACTCAGAAAGGTGGGCGGTGCGGCACCTATCTTTCCATCTGAGAGCCGGGGAAAAGCTGGCGCTGGTGGGCGAGAACGGCGCCGGCAAAACCACGCTGGTGAAGCTGCTGGCGCGGCTGTACGAGCCTAACGAAGGGCGCATTTTACTCGATGGGAAAGACCTGCGTGAGTATGATTTAAATGATCTGCGTCACCAAGTGGGCATCATTTTCCAGGACTACGTGCGCTTCCAGATGACGGCTTCCGACAACATTGCCATCGGCCAGATCAGCAATATCCGGGACAAAGAGCGCATCGAGGGTTCTGCCCAGAAAAGCTTGGCCGACCTCGTGATTCAGCGCCTCCCCGACAAGTATGAGCAGGTGCTGGGCAAGCGCTTTAACAACGGTGTGGAGTTATCGGGTGGGGAGTGGCAGAAAGTAGCTTTGGCCCGCGCCTACATGCGCGACGCACAATTGCTTATACTTGACGAGCCTACTTCTGCCCTGGATGCCCGCGCCGAGCATGAAGTATTCCAGCGCTTCTCGGAATTGATAGAGGGCCGCACGGCTGTTCTGATCTCCCACCGCTTCTCCACGGTGCGCATGGCCGATCGAATCCTGTTCCTGGAGCAGGGACAGCTAAAAGAACTTGGCTCGCATGAAGAGCTGCTGGCGAAAAACGGCAAGTATGCCGAACTGTTTCAGCTGCAGGCGAAGGGGTATTTGTAA